One part of the Amaranthus tricolor cultivar Red isolate AtriRed21 chromosome 16, ASM2621246v1, whole genome shotgun sequence genome encodes these proteins:
- the LOC130802937 gene encoding uncharacterized protein LOC130802937 yields MSTISTFQPFSPSLYKFNYPKSLSQTNSFALHFQKNAIATHNLNMTHNSKWIRVRSAEEDAQIPETQTDTDAAVAEEPDQTVAIPVSPSDKLIMFFQAEGTLNESAIPNVTQALEVTEGVSDLKVQISEGIASVELTKQTTIQATGVASSLLETIQGAGFKLQTLNLSFEDDELLAGV; encoded by the exons ATGTCGACAATTTCAACATTCCAACCATTTTCTCCTTCACTTTACAAATTCAACTACCCCAAATCTTTATCCCAAACCAATTCTTTTGCACTTCACTTCCAGAAAAATGCAATTGCTACCCATAATTTGAATATGACCCATAACTCTAAATGGATACGGGTTAGGTCAGCTGAGGAAGACGCTCAAATCCCAGAAACACAAACTGATACAGATGCAGCTGTTGCTGAAGAACCTGACCAAACTGTTGCAATCCCGGTTTCTCCTTCTGATAAGTTGATTATGTTTTTCCAG GCAGAAGGAACATTGAATGAATCAGCTATCCCCAATGTCACCCAAGCATTAGAG GTAACAGAAGGAGTTTCTGATCTGAAGGTTCAAATTTCCGAGGGCATTGCAAGTGTTGAG CTTACGAAGCAGACAACAATACAAGCGACGGGTGTGGCATCTAGTCTGCTTGAAACAATACAAGGAGCTGGCTTCAAGTTGCAAACATTGAACTTGAGTTTTGAAGACGATGAATTGTTAGCTGGGGTCTAG